One window of the Microvirga mediterraneensis genome contains the following:
- a CDS encoding winged helix-turn-helix transcriptional regulator gives MSPSHIHVPADCRTVTEILSRVGDKWSVQVVVQLGGGPKRFNELRRIVGGISQRMLTLTLRGLERDGLVTRTVYPTIPPRVDYQLTGLGCSLLKTVRGLGDWAIANRDEILAARRRFDAESGDDHGAGQKQSNAA, from the coding sequence ATGTCACCCAGTCACATCCATGTGCCCGCAGATTGCAGGACCGTGACCGAGATCCTGTCGCGCGTCGGCGACAAGTGGAGTGTCCAGGTCGTTGTGCAGCTTGGTGGAGGTCCTAAGAGATTCAATGAGTTACGCCGGATCGTCGGCGGGATTTCGCAGCGGATGCTCACCCTGACCCTGCGCGGATTGGAGCGGGACGGGCTCGTGACGCGCACCGTTTACCCGACGATTCCGCCCCGGGTGGATTACCAGCTCACAGGGCTGGGTTGCTCCCTGCTCAAGACTGTCCGGGGCCTGGGCGATTGGGCGATCGCGAACCGGGACGAGATCCTAGCCGCCCGGCGCCGCTTCGATGCGGAGAGCGGTGACGATCATGGGGCCGGACAGAAACAGTCCAATGCCGCCTGA
- the aac(3) gene encoding aminoglycoside 3-N-acetyltransferase, translating into MPGPSPLFHTRASLKQDIIGLGVAQGDTVMVHAAMRRVGRLLNGPDALIGALLDVVGPAGTIMSYTDWDAVYDELLGSSGQVPPEWRDHIPPYDPAASRAIRDNGVLAEFIRTTPGARRSGNPAASMAAIGARAEWLTADHPLDYGYGEGSPLAKLIEAGGKVLMVGAPLDTMTLLHHAEHLASISGKRIRRYEVPFAAPHGVAWRMVEEFDTSVPIVEGLAEDYFATIVRDFLATGRGAQGRIGQASSILVEAAPICAFAVTWLERNAKS; encoded by the coding sequence ATGCCTGGTCCGTCTCCCTTGTTTCACACCCGTGCCTCCCTGAAGCAGGACATCATCGGTCTTGGCGTCGCCCAGGGGGACACCGTGATGGTGCATGCCGCCATGAGGCGCGTCGGACGGCTGCTCAACGGTCCCGATGCCCTGATCGGCGCCCTCCTCGACGTGGTCGGCCCTGCGGGCACGATCATGAGCTATACGGATTGGGATGCGGTTTATGACGAGCTGCTGGGTTCATCCGGGCAGGTTCCGCCGGAATGGCGCGACCACATCCCACCCTATGACCCCGCCGCCTCGCGGGCCATTCGCGACAACGGAGTGCTGGCCGAGTTCATCCGCACCACGCCCGGTGCCCGGCGCAGCGGCAACCCGGCAGCCTCTATGGCCGCCATCGGCGCCCGTGCCGAATGGCTGACGGCGGATCACCCTCTCGATTACGGTTATGGTGAAGGCTCGCCCTTGGCAAAGCTCATCGAAGCCGGCGGCAAGGTCCTGATGGTCGGTGCGCCGCTCGATACCATGACCCTTCTCCACCACGCCGAACACCTGGCCTCCATCTCCGGCAAGCGCATCCGCCGCTATGAGGTGCCCTTCGCCGCGCCTCACGGCGTCGCATGGCGCATGGTGGAGGAGTTCGACACTTCCGTGCCCATCGTGGAAGGCCTTGCCGAGGATTACTTCGCCACCATCGTGCGGGACTTCCTCGCCACGGGCCGAGGCGCGCAAGGACGCATCGGTCAGGCCTCCTCGATCCTGGTCGAAGCAGCTCCCATCTGCGCCTTTGCCGTCACGTGGTTGGAGCGGAATGCCAAATCCTAA
- a CDS encoding HAD family hydrolase: protein MLKALIFDMDGTLVHSDPVHLKAFAEVLGPEGVVIDDELYRTSIIGHTNESIFASLLPHLPVEEHETYADRKEAAFRRLARELKPLEGLIELLDWADNHGVKIALVTNAPLLNATHVLDILGITDRFEIKITIDQVERGKPDPLPYLTALERLGIQAEEAVAFEDSPSGMRAAKAAGLFSFGVLTGLSADEMREIGADGAIVTFHDRALWEILEHRAAC, encoded by the coding sequence ATGCTCAAAGCCCTGATCTTCGATATGGACGGCACATTGGTGCATAGCGATCCCGTCCATCTCAAGGCCTTCGCGGAAGTCCTCGGCCCCGAGGGCGTTGTCATCGATGACGAACTCTATCGCACCTCGATCATCGGTCACACGAACGAGTCGATCTTCGCGTCCCTTCTGCCTCACCTACCGGTCGAAGAGCACGAAACCTATGCCGACCGCAAGGAGGCTGCCTTCCGTCGCCTCGCGCGCGAACTCAAGCCGCTCGAAGGCTTGATCGAGCTGCTCGACTGGGCAGACAACCACGGCGTCAAGATTGCCCTGGTCACGAATGCCCCGCTTCTGAACGCAACCCATGTCCTGGACATTCTGGGCATCACCGACCGTTTCGAGATCAAGATCACCATAGATCAGGTCGAGCGCGGCAAACCCGATCCCCTGCCCTACCTCACCGCCCTGGAGCGGCTCGGCATTCAGGCCGAGGAGGCCGTCGCCTTCGAGGATTCCCCGTCGGGCATGAGGGCCGCCAAGGCGGCTGGCCTCTTCTCCTTCGGCGTTCTGACAGGCCTGTCCGCCGACGAGATGCGGGAGATCGGCGCCGATGGGGCCATCGTGACCTTCCATGACCGGGCCCTGTGGGAGATCCTGGAGCACAGGGCCGCCTGTTGA
- a CDS encoding potassium channel family protein encodes MRVIDRFRLLYEGDTPEAHQFRYGLLVFDAATILFIILTSFLPRSPAFEWMDVIIGLIVLADFSARLAISRTPWRDLAHPTTLADVAAIVSFLAPVVGEGIGFLRILRTLRLLRTYQLLARLRSDSIFFRRNEDLIIAAVNLGVFIFIMTGFVYETQRWTNTKIGNYIDALYFTIAALTTTGFGDITLTGTLGHLISVVIMICGVTLFLRLVQVLLRPDKVRFPCPVCALQRHDRDAVHCKACGTILNIPDEGAV; translated from the coding sequence ATGCGGGTGATCGACAGATTCCGGCTCCTCTATGAGGGCGACACGCCGGAGGCGCATCAGTTCCGCTACGGTCTACTAGTATTCGATGCGGCCACGATCCTCTTCATTATTCTGACGTCGTTCCTGCCCCGCTCTCCCGCCTTCGAGTGGATGGACGTGATCATTGGCCTGATCGTCCTGGCCGATTTCTCGGCCCGCCTCGCCATCAGCCGGACGCCCTGGCGGGACCTAGCCCATCCGACGACGTTGGCGGACGTTGCGGCAATCGTGTCCTTCCTCGCTCCGGTCGTCGGGGAGGGCATCGGGTTCCTGCGGATCCTGCGCACGCTCCGCCTGCTGAGAACCTATCAGCTGCTCGCCCGCCTGCGGTCCGACAGCATCTTCTTCCGGCGTAATGAGGACTTAATCATCGCGGCCGTCAATCTCGGCGTCTTCATCTTCATCATGACCGGCTTCGTCTACGAGACGCAGCGCTGGACGAACACGAAAATCGGCAACTACATCGATGCGCTGTATTTCACCATCGCGGCGCTGACCACCACCGGCTTCGGCGACATCACGCTGACGGGGACGCTGGGGCACCTGATCTCCGTGGTCATCATGATCTGCGGCGTCACGCTTTTCCTGCGCCTCGTGCAGGTCCTGCTGCGTCCCGACAAGGTGCGCTTTCCGTGTCCCGTCTGCGCCTTGCAGCGGCACGACAGGGATGCCGTTCACTGCAAGGCCTGCGGCACGATCCTCAACATTCCGGACGAAGGGGCCGTCTGA
- a CDS encoding ABC transporter ATP-binding protein has translation MSSVHSLSRPGASKKQAASVQFRNVTKRYGNVTAVDDVSFTIEPGQLVTLLGPSGCGKTTTLRMIAGLEMASEGQILIGGRDVTNLSAADRDVSMVFQSYALFPHMSVLENVAYGPSVQGASKKDAYEMAMEKLSLIGLKGLEKRAPSELSGGQQQRVAVARALVLEPQVLLFDEPLSNLDAKLRRRVREDIRELQQSLNLTVAYVTHDQEEALAVSDHIIVMSNARIAQTGTPRELYEEPADLFVADFIGDANIISGDLVSVSGPTAQVKIGNVSLLLPHRNAGHGTVKLAVRPDAIFLDENAAAPGALAGTVRKASYLGTQVEYEVDSAIGELFVVQYGRKEPIAPGTPVSISFAEQRGVAIVPNA, from the coding sequence ATGTCCTCCGTCCATTCCCTGTCCCGGCCCGGGGCATCCAAGAAGCAGGCGGCTTCGGTTCAGTTCCGCAACGTGACGAAGCGCTATGGCAACGTCACGGCCGTGGACGACGTCTCCTTCACCATCGAGCCCGGCCAGCTCGTGACCCTCCTCGGCCCGTCCGGCTGCGGCAAGACCACGACCTTGCGCATGATCGCAGGGCTCGAAATGGCGAGCGAGGGCCAGATCCTGATCGGCGGACGCGACGTGACGAACCTCTCCGCCGCGGATCGCGATGTGAGCATGGTGTTCCAGTCCTACGCCCTCTTCCCGCACATGTCGGTGCTGGAGAACGTCGCCTATGGACCATCCGTGCAGGGCGCGTCGAAGAAGGACGCCTACGAGATGGCCATGGAAAAGCTGTCCCTGATCGGCCTCAAGGGACTGGAGAAGCGCGCGCCGTCCGAGCTTTCCGGCGGGCAGCAGCAGCGCGTGGCCGTGGCCCGCGCTCTCGTGCTGGAACCGCAGGTTCTCCTGTTCGACGAGCCCCTGTCGAATCTCGACGCGAAGCTGCGCCGCCGCGTGCGGGAGGACATCCGCGAGCTCCAGCAGAGCCTCAACCTCACCGTGGCCTACGTGACGCACGATCAGGAGGAGGCGCTCGCCGTCTCCGACCACATCATCGTGATGTCGAATGCCCGCATTGCCCAGACCGGTACACCGCGCGAACTCTACGAGGAGCCGGCGGACCTGTTCGTGGCCGATTTCATCGGCGACGCCAACATCATCTCCGGCGATCTCGTGAGCGTGTCCGGGCCGACGGCCCAGGTGAAGATCGGCAATGTGAGCCTCCTGCTCCCGCACAGGAATGCCGGCCACGGCACCGTCAAGCTCGCCGTGCGGCCCGATGCCATTTTCCTCGACGAGAATGCAGCCGCGCCCGGCGCGCTGGCCGGAACGGTACGGAAAGCCTCCTATCTCGGCACCCAGGTGGAGTACGAGGTGGATAGCGCCATCGGAGAGCTGTTCGTGGTTCAATACGGCCGCAAGGAACCGATTGCTCCGGGCACTCCGGTATCTATTTCATTCGCCGAGCAGCGCGGCGTCGCCATCGTTCCGAACGCATAA
- a CDS encoding ABC transporter permease, translating into MSRATLGWIVLGWVGFALLPWYGFDRNAVHNLADYFVSGSALIHGLKGAWWLLPVLAPLCLALIPVIRPSAEAKGNWLIASGVLGLALIVLQGFSIGLNGWTVDILRNLFGEPGPSQAGMGYGAALTATAFLIILCHGLAAHGWCRGDAFVTSSIGVVIALIIVFVFFPVTTILASAFADNDGNFAPYEFVAKFLDRSIWGLDCVTSDLRCGVAWNTLFLGLLVGVGTTALGLAFALIATRTDFRFKKLLRLMSVLPIITPPFVIGLALILLFGRSGALSAVLWEWFGVPRSRWIYGLPGVFIAQLLAFTPIAFLVLIGVVQGISPTLEEASQTLRAKSWTTFWTVTLPLMRPGLANAFLLGFVESLADFGNPLVLGGNYEVLSTKIFFAVVGAQQDQGRAAVLSIILLAFTLGAFWLQHAWLGKKVYTTVTGKGDAGIPLPLPRRVALASYLTAIPWAVFTVAVYAIIVVGAFVRSMGRDYTPTFEHFLTAFRVERADWGFYFSGSAWNSFFATVKVAALSAPLTAAIGLLTAYLLTRQRFSGQRAFEFGTLLSFAIPGTVVGVSYILAFNVPPIEITGTGFILVMCFVFRNMPVGVRSGIATLSQIDKSLDEASLTLGARSSTTMRRVVLPLLRPAIVASLVYSFVRAMTAVSAVIFLVTAEYNMATTYIVGRVEAGEFGLAIAYSTVLILVMLVAIAVIQLAVGERRLGRRSASAAPSPVAVQAVP; encoded by the coding sequence ATGTCACGGGCAACCCTTGGCTGGATCGTTCTGGGCTGGGTCGGCTTTGCCCTCCTGCCCTGGTACGGCTTCGACCGTAATGCCGTCCACAATCTGGCCGATTATTTCGTCAGCGGCTCGGCTCTGATCCATGGTCTCAAGGGTGCGTGGTGGCTCCTGCCGGTTCTGGCACCCTTGTGCCTGGCCCTGATTCCGGTGATCCGTCCATCGGCGGAAGCCAAGGGCAACTGGCTCATCGCCTCGGGGGTTCTCGGCCTTGCCCTCATCGTCCTCCAGGGCTTCTCTATCGGCCTCAACGGATGGACGGTGGACATCCTCAGGAATCTCTTCGGCGAACCGGGTCCCAGCCAGGCCGGCATGGGCTACGGCGCCGCCCTGACGGCGACCGCCTTCCTCATCATCCTGTGCCATGGACTTGCGGCCCATGGCTGGTGCCGGGGCGATGCGTTCGTCACGTCGTCCATCGGCGTCGTCATCGCCCTGATCATCGTCTTCGTCTTCTTCCCGGTGACGACCATTCTTGCGAGCGCCTTTGCCGACAACGACGGCAATTTCGCCCCTTACGAATTCGTCGCGAAGTTCCTGGATCGCTCGATCTGGGGTCTGGACTGCGTGACGAGCGACCTGCGCTGCGGCGTGGCCTGGAACACGCTGTTTCTCGGGCTGCTCGTAGGCGTCGGCACCACGGCTCTCGGGCTTGCCTTCGCGTTGATCGCAACGCGCACCGATTTTCGGTTCAAGAAGCTCCTGCGCCTGATGAGCGTTCTGCCCATCATCACGCCGCCTTTCGTGATCGGCCTGGCCCTGATCCTGCTCTTCGGCCGTTCGGGGGCCCTCTCCGCCGTGCTGTGGGAATGGTTCGGCGTACCGCGCTCGCGCTGGATCTATGGGCTCCCCGGCGTTTTCATCGCACAGCTCCTCGCCTTCACGCCGATCGCGTTCCTCGTCCTCATCGGCGTGGTGCAGGGCATCAGCCCGACGCTCGAGGAAGCCTCGCAGACCTTGCGAGCAAAGAGCTGGACGACCTTCTGGACCGTGACGCTGCCGCTCATGCGCCCGGGCCTCGCCAACGCCTTCCTTCTCGGTTTCGTGGAAAGCCTCGCCGATTTCGGCAACCCGCTGGTGCTCGGCGGCAATTATGAAGTGCTCTCCACCAAGATCTTCTTCGCCGTCGTCGGCGCGCAACAGGACCAGGGCCGCGCGGCCGTTCTGTCCATCATCCTGCTCGCGTTCACGCTCGGCGCATTCTGGCTCCAGCACGCTTGGCTCGGCAAGAAGGTCTACACGACCGTGACAGGCAAGGGCGACGCCGGCATTCCTCTGCCGCTTCCGCGGCGCGTGGCGCTCGCCTCCTACCTCACGGCCATCCCGTGGGCGGTCTTCACCGTCGCCGTCTATGCGATCATCGTGGTCGGCGCCTTCGTGCGCTCCATGGGCCGCGACTACACGCCGACTTTCGAGCACTTCCTCACCGCCTTCCGGGTAGAGCGCGCCGATTGGGGCTTCTACTTCTCGGGCTCCGCCTGGAACTCCTTCTTCGCCACCGTGAAAGTGGCCGCGCTCTCGGCACCGCTGACGGCCGCCATCGGCCTGCTCACCGCTTATCTCCTCACCCGTCAGCGTTTCTCCGGGCAGCGTGCCTTCGAGTTCGGCACGCTCCTGAGCTTCGCGATTCCCGGGACGGTCGTCGGCGTGTCCTATATCCTGGCCTTCAACGTGCCGCCCATCGAGATTACCGGGACGGGCTTCATCCTCGTGATGTGCTTCGTGTTCCGCAACATGCCGGTCGGCGTGCGCTCAGGCATCGCCACCTTAAGCCAGATCGACAAGAGCCTCGACGAGGCCTCGTTGACCCTGGGAGCCCGCTCGTCGACCACCATGCGCCGCGTGGTGCTGCCGCTGCTGCGGCCGGCCATTGTCGCCTCTCTGGTCTATTCCTTCGTCCGCGCCATGACCGCCGTGAGCGCCGTGATCTTCCTGGTCACCGCCGAGTACAACATGGCGACGACCTACATCGTCGGCCGCGTCGAGGCGGGCGAGTTCGGCCTTGCGATTGCCTATTCCACCGTGCTCATCCTCGTCATGCTGGTTGCCATCGCGGTGATCCAGCTGGCCGTCGGCGAGCGGCGCCTCGGGCGCCGCAGCGCGAGCGCCGCCCCCTCCCCCGTTGCCGTGCAGGCTGTCCCATGA
- a CDS encoding ABC transporter substrate-binding protein translates to MTVKKNLAAATMLAGTMTALSFMSAGAAQAQGALVMYCGVQEEWCRAMTTAFERETGIKVSMTRKSAGEVYAQVKAEAANPRADIWWGGTGDPHMQAAEEGITDEYKSPKMGELQDWAVRQWEQSKGRTVGIYSGALGFGYNTELAQSKKIGEPKCWADLLKPELKDEVQVADPNSSGTAYTLLATIVQIMGEDKGFEYLKALHKNVNQYTKSGAAPAKAMALGETTAGIAFMHDIVTMVVDKAPVKVVAPCEGTGYEIGSMSIIKGAKNLDNAKKFYDWALTADAQKLGAEAKSYQVPSNKNTPIPPQAPKLNDIKLINFDFAKYGSSAERKRLLSKWDNEVKNLPK, encoded by the coding sequence ATGACTGTGAAGAAAAATCTCGCTGCGGCAACCATGCTGGCAGGCACCATGACGGCCCTGTCCTTCATGTCGGCAGGCGCGGCCCAGGCGCAGGGTGCGCTGGTCATGTATTGCGGCGTGCAGGAAGAATGGTGCCGCGCCATGACGACCGCCTTCGAGCGCGAGACGGGCATCAAGGTTTCCATGACCCGCAAGAGCGCGGGCGAAGTCTATGCCCAGGTCAAGGCGGAAGCCGCCAACCCGCGCGCCGACATCTGGTGGGGCGGCACGGGCGACCCGCACATGCAGGCGGCCGAAGAGGGCATCACCGACGAGTACAAGTCGCCGAAGATGGGTGAGCTTCAGGACTGGGCCGTGCGCCAGTGGGAGCAGTCCAAGGGCCGTACTGTCGGCATCTATTCCGGAGCGCTCGGCTTCGGCTACAACACCGAGCTCGCCCAATCGAAGAAGATCGGCGAGCCGAAATGCTGGGCGGATCTCCTGAAGCCCGAGCTGAAGGACGAAGTGCAGGTCGCGGACCCCAACTCCTCCGGCACCGCCTACACGCTTCTCGCCACCATCGTGCAGATCATGGGCGAGGACAAAGGTTTCGAGTACCTGAAGGCCCTGCACAAGAACGTCAACCAATACACCAAGTCGGGCGCCGCCCCGGCCAAGGCCATGGCGCTCGGAGAGACGACCGCCGGCATCGCCTTCATGCACGATATCGTCACGATGGTCGTCGACAAGGCGCCCGTGAAGGTGGTCGCTCCCTGCGAGGGCACGGGCTACGAGATCGGCTCCATGTCGATCATCAAGGGTGCCAAGAACCTGGACAACGCCAAGAAATTCTACGATTGGGCGCTCACCGCCGATGCGCAGAAGCTCGGCGCGGAAGCCAAGTCCTATCAGGTGCCGTCGAACAAGAACACGCCGATTCCGCCGCAGGCTCCCAAGCTCAACGACATCAAGCTGATCAATTTCGACTTCGCGAAGTACGGCTCCTCGGCCGAGCGCAAGCGCCTCCTGTCCAAGTGGGACAACGAGGTGAAGAACCTGCCGAAATAG
- a CDS encoding inositol monophosphatase family protein, producing the protein MTTDSLDMRFAAACAIAREAGVLARKRFLERPRSQRPDFKGPQDFLTATDAEVEELIRNRLSELFPGDSFFGEEGGGSFERDVWVVDPIDGTANFARGIPHFAISIAFAREGRVEIGVIYDVMHAELYTAQRGRGAILNGEAIRVSGLAQMNQATVEAGWSSRLPPEPYVAVVDKLKRAGANVRRAGSGTLGLAYVADGRIDAYCELHINSWDALAGLLIIEEAGGWTNNFLAKDGLRKGNPVLACTPELADSLIQATGIAKEP; encoded by the coding sequence ATGACGACAGACAGCCTGGACATGAGGTTTGCCGCAGCCTGCGCCATTGCCCGCGAGGCGGGCGTGCTCGCGCGCAAGCGCTTCCTGGAACGGCCGCGCTCGCAGCGACCCGATTTCAAGGGTCCGCAGGACTTCCTGACGGCGACCGATGCGGAGGTCGAGGAGTTGATCCGCAATCGCCTGAGCGAGTTGTTTCCCGGCGATTCCTTCTTCGGCGAGGAAGGCGGCGGCTCCTTCGAGCGCGACGTCTGGGTGGTGGACCCCATCGACGGCACGGCGAATTTCGCCCGCGGGATCCCGCACTTCGCCATTTCCATCGCCTTCGCGCGGGAAGGCCGGGTCGAGATCGGCGTCATTTATGACGTGATGCATGCGGAGCTTTACACGGCCCAACGCGGGCGCGGCGCCATTCTCAATGGGGAGGCGATCCGGGTGAGCGGGCTGGCCCAGATGAATCAGGCTACCGTTGAGGCAGGCTGGTCGTCCCGCCTGCCGCCGGAGCCTTATGTGGCCGTCGTCGACAAACTGAAGAGGGCCGGCGCCAACGTTCGCCGGGCCGGATCGGGAACGCTCGGCCTGGCTTATGTCGCGGACGGTCGCATCGATGCCTATTGCGAGCTCCACATCAATTCCTGGGATGCCCTGGCCGGGCTCCTGATCATCGAGGAAGCGGGCGGCTGGACCAACAACTTCCTGGCCAAGGATGGTCTCAGGAAGGGCAACCCCGTTCTGGCCTGCACACCGGAACTGGCGGATTCACTCATCCAGGCAACGGGAATCGCCAAGGAGCCATGA
- a CDS encoding NUDIX hydrolase codes for MSQIPKEELSQVAALPFRIKDGKVEVLLVTSRETKRWLIPKGWPMKGKKPHKAAAQEAEEEAGVKGEIRNKPLGSYDYWKRRAAHFDLCRVNVYPLEVSKQLKTWREKGQRQARWFEVEEAAHQVLEPALAELIRSLPEHVQPLAAE; via the coding sequence ATGTCTCAGATACCAAAAGAAGAACTCAGCCAGGTTGCGGCACTCCCTTTCCGGATCAAGGACGGCAAGGTCGAGGTGCTTCTCGTCACGTCACGCGAGACCAAGCGCTGGCTCATTCCGAAGGGTTGGCCGATGAAGGGGAAGAAGCCTCACAAGGCGGCCGCGCAGGAGGCCGAGGAGGAAGCCGGCGTCAAGGGCGAGATCCGGAACAAGCCTCTTGGCTCCTACGATTACTGGAAGCGCCGCGCCGCCCATTTCGATCTGTGCCGTGTCAACGTCTATCCGCTCGAGGTCTCGAAGCAGCTCAAGACGTGGCGCGAGAAGGGACAGCGCCAGGCGCGATGGTTTGAAGTCGAGGAGGCCGCCCATCAGGTCCTGGAGCCCGCCCTGGCCGAACTCATCCGGAGTTTGCCGGAACATGTGCAGCCCCTCGCAGCGGAGTAG
- a CDS encoding zinc-dependent alcohol dehydrogenase, with translation MKALVWHGTTDIRCDSVPDPQIEHPRDAIIKVTSCAICGSDLHLYDHFMPGMKSGDIMGHETMGEVVEVGSETKGKLKVGDRVVIPFTIICGACDQCKRGNFSVCERTNRNGHIAAKAFGHTTAGLFGYTHLTGGYPGGQAEYLRVPFADTTHIKVPNGIPDEKLLFLSDIFPTGWQAAVQCDIQPTDTVAIWGAGPVGQMAIRSAILLGAKQVIVIDRVPERLAMAEAGGATTINFDEESVIERLNELTNGKGPEKCIDAVGMEAHAAGTVDAMYDRVKQATMMETDRPHVLREMAYVCRPAGTLSVPGVYGGLLDKIPFGAIMNKGLTIRTGQTHVNRWTDDLLRRIEEGQIDPSFVITHTVSLDEGPDMYKVFRDKQDGCIKVVIKP, from the coding sequence ATGAAGGCGCTTGTTTGGCACGGCACCACCGATATCCGTTGCGATTCTGTCCCCGACCCGCAGATCGAGCATCCCCGCGACGCGATCATCAAGGTGACGAGCTGCGCCATTTGCGGCTCCGATCTCCATCTCTACGACCATTTCATGCCGGGCATGAAGTCCGGAGACATCATGGGCCACGAGACCATGGGCGAGGTCGTCGAGGTCGGCTCCGAGACCAAAGGCAAGCTGAAGGTCGGCGACCGGGTGGTGATCCCCTTCACGATCATCTGCGGCGCGTGCGACCAGTGCAAGCGCGGCAATTTCTCGGTCTGCGAGCGGACCAACCGCAACGGCCACATCGCCGCCAAGGCCTTCGGCCACACGACGGCGGGTCTCTTCGGCTACACGCACCTGACTGGCGGCTATCCCGGCGGGCAGGCCGAGTACCTGCGGGTGCCCTTCGCCGACACCACCCACATCAAGGTGCCGAACGGCATTCCGGACGAGAAGCTCCTCTTCCTCAGCGATATCTTCCCCACGGGATGGCAGGCGGCCGTCCAGTGCGACATCCAGCCGACCGACACGGTCGCGATCTGGGGCGCGGGGCCGGTGGGCCAGATGGCGATCCGCAGCGCCATTCTCCTCGGCGCCAAGCAGGTGATCGTCATCGACCGGGTTCCCGAGCGTCTCGCCATGGCGGAGGCAGGCGGCGCCACCACGATCAATTTCGACGAGGAGAGCGTGATCGAGCGCCTCAACGAACTCACCAACGGCAAGGGGCCCGAGAAATGCATCGATGCGGTCGGCATGGAGGCGCATGCCGCCGGCACCGTGGATGCCATGTATGACCGGGTGAAGCAGGCAACCATGATGGAGACGGATCGTCCGCACGTGCTGCGCGAGATGGCCTATGTCTGCCGTCCCGCCGGCACGCTGTCGGTCCCGGGCGTCTATGGCGGCTTGCTCGATAAGATTCCCTTCGGAGCCATCATGAACAAGGGCCTGACCATCCGCACGGGCCAGACCCATGTAAACCGCTGGACCGACGATCTCCTGCGCCGCATCGAAGAAGGCCAGATCGATCCCTCCTTCGTCATCACCCATACCGTGTCCCTCGACGAGGGCCCGGACATGTACAAGGTCTTCCGCGACAAGCAGGACGGCTGCATCAAGGTCGTCATCAAGCCCTGA
- a CDS encoding cyclase dehydrase, with protein sequence MRYETERTRRRGHADTATDTLARGLGLFSIALGIAEIAAPRALARALGMKGQEGLIAGYGVREIATGIGILASKDPTPWIWGRVAGDGLDLATLATALEGNNPKKGNVGIAMAAVAGVTALDVYCAQTLSRETPHPLPPLQDYSDRTGYPRGLERSHGAASDFEVPRDFRTPEALRPYTQPETPRHPQPSM encoded by the coding sequence ATGCGCTACGAAACCGAAAGAACGCGCCGCCGTGGTCACGCCGACACGGCAACCGACACCCTGGCCCGCGGGCTCGGGCTGTTCTCGATCGCACTCGGCATTGCCGAGATCGCCGCGCCTCGCGCTTTGGCGCGCGCGCTCGGCATGAAAGGCCAGGAGGGGCTGATTGCCGGCTATGGCGTCCGCGAGATCGCCACCGGCATCGGCATTCTCGCCTCGAAGGATCCGACGCCATGGATCTGGGGTCGCGTCGCAGGCGACGGGCTCGACCTCGCGACGCTGGCGACGGCCCTCGAAGGCAACAACCCGAAGAAGGGCAATGTCGGCATCGCCATGGCGGCCGTGGCCGGCGTGACGGCGCTCGATGTCTATTGCGCCCAGACCCTGAGCCGCGAAACTCCGCATCCGCTGCCGCCGCTGCAGGATTACTCGGACCGCACCGGCTATCCGCGCGGTCTCGAACGGAGCCACGGCGCTGCCAGCGATTTCGAGGTGCCGCGGGACTTCCGCACGCCCGAGGCGCTGCGGCCCTACACGCAACCGGAAACACCTCGACATCCACAGCCGTCCATGTAA
- a CDS encoding DUF488 family protein — protein sequence MAKPQVFTIGYEGADVDRFLTTLKDAGIGTLADVRAVALSRKRGFSKSALRDALENQGIGYQHFIKLGTPKEGRQAARAGDGDLMRRIYCNEVLATEPAQEAFRELEALAQAQPICLLCFERDPANCHRRVLAQRLAEKGFETVDLTVL from the coding sequence ATGGCAAAGCCGCAGGTTTTTACGATCGGATACGAGGGAGCGGACGTGGACCGCTTCCTCACCACCTTGAAGGATGCGGGCATAGGCACCCTCGCGGATGTGCGGGCCGTCGCACTCTCGCGCAAGCGGGGCTTCTCCAAGTCCGCCCTGCGCGATGCCTTGGAAAACCAGGGCATCGGCTATCAGCATTTCATCAAACTCGGTACGCCGAAGGAAGGGCGCCAGGCGGCTCGCGCCGGGGACGGTGACCTGATGCGCCGGATCTACTGCAATGAGGTTCTGGCGACCGAGCCTGCCCAGGAAGCTTTTCGGGAGTTGGAGGCGCTGGCCCAGGCCCAGCCGATCTGCCTCCTCTGCTTCGAGCGCGACCCTGCCAATTGCCATCGCCGGGTTCTGGCGCAGCGTCTCGCCGAGAAAGGCTTCGAAACGGTGGATCTGACCGTTCTCTGA